From Granulimonas faecalis:
TGGCGCACCTCCCCTACGTGGTGCTCAACGGCTGCGCCAACGGCATCTGGTTCTGCGGGGGCATGGCCCTCGCTGCGGCCGAGGGGGACGGCCGCCCCCTGACGGCCCTCGGGAGCCCCCGCGCGCTCTGGGGCGCCTGGGCGGTGGCCGCGGTCGCCCTGCTGTGGGCCTCCCGGGCCGGGATCGTGGCCGCACCCGCGATGGAGGCCCTGCTCACGGTCGGCGGACTCTGGGCGGCCACGGCGCTCTACGGGCGCATCTTCTCGGCGGGCCGCGGGCAGTGGGGGTTCTTCTCGGCCGTCGACGGCTACACCAAGGGCATCTGGCTCATGCACCCGATGTTCCTCGCGGTGTGGTTCCACCTGGCAGGCCCGGCGTCGCTGCCGGCGCCCCTCCTCGTCGCCGGAACGCTGGCCGTGGCCTACGGGCTGCCGGTGGCCGTCAACGTGGCCATGGACCGCCTGTGGAAACTCGGGTTCCTCGTGAACCCCAGCCGCTACCTCAGGCTCCCGGCCCGGGACGACGCCCCGCGCACGACGGCCGGCGGCCCCGGGGCCGCCTAGGCGCGCTCGGTGCTGGCGCTGATGACGCAGCGGTTGGCGGGCAGCCAGACGCAGCCCCACTCGAAGGCGCGCCCGTCGTCGAGGAACACGGTCTGCTCCAGCTGCAGGGCGGGCGACTTCTCGTCGCACTCGAGCCACTCTGCGCGGCGCTTGCCGCAGACGCAGGCGGAGTAGACCTGGTTGGAACGGCCCACCTCGTGGCCGCTCGTGCGCACCGCCGCCTCGAAGAGACCCTCGTGCTCAAAGTCGGCGTCCTCGATGCCGGGGCAGGCCTCCAGCGACACGTGGCTCTCAATGAACATGACCGGCTCCCCAAAGACCGAGCGCACGCGGGCCACGTACAGGTAGGGGTCGCCGCGGTCGAGACCCAGGGCCCAGGCGCAGGCCTTGTTGGCGGGCTCCACGCGCTTCTCCACGAGGCGCGTCTCGTAGGGGATGCCCTGGGAGGCCATGGACTCGGCGAAGGAAAGCAGGTAGTTGGACGTGGGACGGGCCATGATGGGCTGGACCACATAGGTGCCGCGGCCGCGCTGCTGGACGAGGAGCCCCTCGTCCACCAGGGCGCGGATACCCTTCTGCACGGTGCCGCGGGAGAGGTGCAGCATGGCCATGAGCTCGTGCTCCGAGGGGATGCGGTCGTCGACGCCCCACTCGTGGCTGTAGATCTTCTCGCGCACGTAGTCGGCCACCTGGATGTACAGGAGGCTGGAGTCGTCCCTCTCGAAATCGGCCATGAAATCATCTCCCAAAAGCGTTCGCCCGGGCACGCACGGGGTCTGTCACAGTTTAGCGGACCGGAGCGTCCGGACCGCGCGTCAGACTCCGTCAGCGGGCATGGGCCCCCGCACCCTCCACTGGGTCGTTGACGGCGGCGCCGGCCTGGGGGTCCCCGGCAAAACGTATGGCGGGCTCCGGCCCCACCCAGAGGTCGGGGCGGTGCAGCGGCAGCTCCGGCGCCGGGGCCGACGGGTCGAAGCCGGCCTCGCGGAGGGCGGCCGTGTAGGCGGCGAGGCCTGCGCGGGTCTCCGCCACGACGGAGTCAAAGACCTCCTGGATGAGGTCGCGGGGCAGCAGCTCGTACGTGGTGCGCTCGGGTGGCCGGCGTGCGGCCTCCACGATGGCGCGGTCGGCCGCGGCGGCGCGCGCCACGTCCGCGGCCTCGACGGCGTACTGGGGGAAGCGCGCGGCGGCCGCGACGAGCGCGGGCGTCACCTCCACCGTGGACGAGATGCCGAGGGAATGGCCGAAGAGGTCGAAGTCCCCCTGCTTGGCGATGCGAGTCCGCTCGCCGCTGGGGATGGAGCGGGCCTCGTTGAAGGTGCGGACGCAGGCGTTGTAGCGGTTGTCGGCGAGCAGGTGCGCCCAGGCGCCGAGCACCACGTCGTCCACGCCGCCCTGGGGGATCGCGGGGGCGACCCAGTCGTCCCAGAACCGGCCCACCTCGGGCACGGGGATGTGCGTGGGCTGGCCGTAGTGGGTGTCGATGTAGCGGAGGGTGTGGGAGACGTCCGGCGCCATGTAGCCCACGTAGATGTCGGGCACGAGGTTGCCGAAGAGGAACAGGTTGGCGTCGCGGATGCCGAGGGTCGCGGCGTCCCCGGGCGCCAGGACGTGCTCGACGAGGCCGGTGTGGATGTTCCAAGAGGGCATGGGCTGGCTCCCGGGGATCGAGACTGCAGGTAGAGGCGTGTAGTCACAGGATAGTGCAAAGACGGTCGCCCCCGATCACGGACAGGGGGGGCGCCGCGGGCCACCGTGGGCGGCGCCGTGGGCTAGGGGCGTCATGCAGGGTCGCCGCCCGGCCGGACGGCGTGCCGGGCGACGCTTAGAGAGGGACACGGAGGGGCATAGAGAGAGACGCCCGTTTCCGTCCCCACCTAAGGAGCACCCGTGATCTCTGCATCCATCGACGCCAAGGCCTTCGGCCCCGTGACCTCCGAGCGCATCGAGCGCGCCATGGACTGGTGCCGCACCGTGGACCCCGCCACCCTCGAGCTCGGCCGCAACGACATCGACGGCGACGACGTCTTCGCCAACGTCATGCGCTTCGACACCGCCCCCGCCGGCACCAAGGACTACGAGGCGCACCGCGACCACATCGACATCCACTACGTCTTCTCGGGCGTGGAGCTCATGGGGATCGCCCGCATGAAGGACTGCACCCCCAAGGGCGCCTTCGACGAGGAGAACGACTTCGTCCTCGTGGAGCAGCCCGAGCTGGAGAGCTGGGTCGTCACCCAGGCCGGCGAGTTCTGCCTGACCGCCCCGGCCGACGCCCACAAGCCCGGCTGCAGCCTCGACGCCCCGGCCCCGCTCTTCAAGGCCTGCGTGAAGGTCCGCATCGCCGACTAGGGATTGCGCCAGGCAGACAAGGTACCAGGTTGGTTTGTCACCCCCCTGCCCTCCCCTGCGCCTGAAAGCCGTTGTGGGCACCCTCAGCGACTTTCAGGCGCAGAGGGGGGGGCGAAGAGGCAGAGTCTCTCGACAGCGAAACGCACTTCGTGGGCAGCCTAGGCCCCGATTTTGGTCAAGAGCGGCCCGGCGAATCGCTCCGCTGGCAGCAGCCAGGAGTTCGTCGAGTGTGCACTCGCGAAGAACCCAATCCCGCACAAAATGGGGCATGCCCTTCGTGTGAATAATTAACCGCAAGAACGAGCACCTGCGCTTGTCCGAAACCAGCCCAAATGCAACCCGCTCCCGACTCTCCTCAAAGAGCATGGAGACCGAAGTCTCACCGCCACAGCCGAAGTTGTTAATTAAACAACCAAGCTTCTTCTCAATTTCTTTCTGTTGCAAAAGGAAAAGAGTCTCGGTCACTTCGAGAGGATCGCAGCGACTCGCTCCAGATGATCTGCCAGAAGCCCTGAACGAGCCGGTTGAAAAAGACTCCCATACGCCAGCCCTCACATCACAGGACGTGGCAAGGCGCCCGTTGAACAGGGTGGTTCGGCACAGGCACGCCTCGCGCTCACCCCTCACGAGACCTCCCCCGTCGGGCGAAAGCGGCTGCGGGCCAGCACCCGGAAGGCCCCGAAGAAGGCCGCCGACGCCGCCCACAGGCCGGCGGACACCCCGAGGACCCCAAAGCGGGGCAGGAAGGCGAGCACCGCCACCGCGAGGACGACCAGCACCGTGGCGATGTAGGCGATCTGCATGTCGTCGGAGTCGCCGAAGACGAGCCCCCAGGGCGGGGCCGAGGACACGGCGAGAGCCACAATCCCTGATATGAGAAAAATAACGTTTATAATGTTATTCTGCATCAGCGCGGAGGCCGCGGAGACGTCGACCGCACAGTAGACGGCGACCAGCGAGATGCCAAATACAAGCCCCGTCATGGCCGGCAGTGCGGCCGCGCCCATGAGATAGCTCAACAGGGGGCGCCTCTCCAGGCAGACGCGCTGCAGGACGCCCGACCTTATGTCGTCCCTCACGATCAGAGAGTAGAACTGCATGGAGATGGTCAGGACAGTACCACTATAAAGAAAGAGCTCTAGCGACTGGGACCCCACCAAAGGGGCCAGCGTCCAATAGGGTTTTACGAGCAGAAGCCCAAAAAACCAGACGTATGCGAACCCTATCCAAGCAGTCTCTTTGAAAGATCTCTTTATAAACATAAGACTTTTATAAAAGAGCGCACCGACCACAGTCAGCTCCCCTCCCCCACGTGACGCACCGTCGCAAAGTACCTGCTCTCAAGCTCATCGCGCGAGCATTCCGCAAGCGGGAAGCCGTCAACCAAAGATCCCTCGTCAAGCACGACGGCCCTTCCCCCAACCTTGTGGGCGAGGTCGAAGTCGTGGGTGGCTACCACCACCGCAGACCCGACATCTGCCATTTCAGCCGCGGCTTGAGCCACCACCACCCGGGTCTCGGGGTCGACGGCGGCGGTGGGCTCGTCGAGGAGCAGCACCTCGGGCGACTCTGACAGCGCAAGCACTAAGGCGGCCCGCACAAACAGGCCGGAGGAAAGCTCGCGACAGGGCGTGTCCATGTAGCTTGCAATCCCCATTCGCCGCGCCCATCGCTCTCCCTGAGCCACAACGTCTGAGTTGCCTAGGTATTTTTCTCTGAACCGCAGGTTCTCGCGGGATGATAGACGCTCTTCCACGCCCCATGGCCCCGTCACCAGCGCCATGCCGTCCATCCTGGTCATATGCACGGCGATGGCGCCCTGAGACGGCTTGAGCACCCCATAGATCAATTTGAGCAGCGTGGTCTTTCCCGCGCCGTTGTGGCCCAAAAGGCAGCAGACGCCCCCGTCGATGTTCAGACAGAACCCATCAAACACCTGTTTTTTGCGCAGCAGCGTCCTATAGGAGAACGAGACGTCGGACACGTCGATAGATGGCACGGTCTCACCCCTCAGCGTCTAGACTCTTGAAGCAGGTGCCCCACCAGAGGCAACGACCGCTTTTCTCTCCATGGGCAGTTGCCCATCCCACGGCCCTGCAACCTTTGCACTCGTCCACACGGTCGCAGCCTCCGCACCGCTCCGGAGATGGGTCAGCGATGGCCCTCATCTTGCGTGCCCCGTTCTGCCTGACCGTTTCAATGGTTTGACGCGACAAATTGCCAATTGTTTCCGGCAAAAGCGGGCATGGTCGCACAGAGAAGTCAGGCTCCACGTACCAGAGGCGCTCCCCTGTCCCACATCCGTAGGCCAACGCCTCGGCATTGGGCACCGCCTCTTCGTCGGCCAATACAACCGAGAAGTCCTCAGTTTCAAACTTTTCCTGCAGGCTTCGTAGAAGCCTACGCACAGATGACGGGCGCCACGGATGCTCGCCCTCCAGCCCCACCGCTCTTCCTTCTGACAGCACGGAAGCCAACCGAAACGAAGAGACACCCCATGAGCGAGCCAGTGCACAGGTTGCCTCGGCCTCGCCGCTCGACTGGTCAATCAGCGCCATGGCACAGGCCACGCGCGCGCCCCTGCGCACAGCTTCTCTCACAAAGTGCTCAACACTCGCAAAAGCCCACGGAACCCCCCGGATAGCATTATGGCGCTTCTCAAGACCATCAAGGCTCACCTGCACACCAAGGCCCTGGATGGCGAGCATGTCGAGCACCCTGTAAGTACTATCCGTGTTCACGGCGCCCGAGGTGGTGACCTCTACCTGCACTCCGCCATGGCAAAAACTGCGCCTGAAAGCGGCTGAGGGTGCCCTCAGCCGCTTTCAGGCGCAGAAAAACCCGGAAGCGTTTGCCTATAAGCGTTTGCCACGCCGCTCTAGCTGCGCACCTCGGCGCCCAGGGACTTGGAGATCTTGTTCACGAGCTTCTCCATGGCCTTCTCCACGTCGGCGGCCGTCAGCGTGCGGTCGGGGGCGCGGAACGTGAGTGCGAACGCCATGGACTTCTTGCCCGGCCCCACACGTACGGGGTCGCGGTACACGTCGAACAGGCGGATATCGGCTAGGAGCCTGCCGCCGGCGCTCTGGATGCGCTGGACACAGGTCTCGTAGTCCATGTCCTCGTCCACCACGATGGCCAGGTCCTGCTCCACGCCGGGCAGCGTGGGGATGTCGCGGTAGGGCAGCTGGTCCTGGGCGTGGTCGAGGAGAGCGTCCTGGTCGAGCTCGAAGGCCACGACGTCGCGCTCGATGCCGAACCGCGCCAGCGAGCTCGGGTGCACGTTGCCCAGCCAGCCGATGCGCTGCCTGCCGCAGAGTACCTCGGCGGCGCGGCCGGGCTGCAGCCAGGGGTAGCGCTCGGGTTTGGCGGCCTTGAAGCGCAGGCGCTCCACCTTCAGCTGGCGGCAGAGCTCCTCCACGAGGCCCTTGGCGTCGAAGAAGTCCAGCGGCAGGGGCTTGCTGTCCCAGGTGTCGGGGCCCCAGGCGCCGCAGAGCACGGCGGAGACATAGCGGGGCTCGGCGGGCTGGGCGGCGTCGGGGCTGCCAAAGAAGACGCGGCCCTGCTCGTAGAGCATCACGTCGTCCACGCCGTGGTCCAGGTTGTAGGCCACGGAGCGCAGCAGCCCCGGCACGATGCTGCGGCGCATCTCGCCCTGGTCGGCCGTCAGCGGGTTGAGGATGCGCACGGCCTGGCCGCGGCCGTCCTCGACCATACCAAGGCGCTCGAGGTCGCCCGACTCGGCGAAGTTGTAGGTGAGGGTCTCGCAGAGGCCGCCGGCCCTGAGCGCCTCGCCCACGGCCTTGTCCAGGCGCTGGCGACGGGTGAGGCCGCCCGAGTGGTTGACGGCGCCGGGGATGGTGGGCTCGACCTCGCCCATGCCCCAGAGGCGGAGCACCTCCTCCACGAAATCGATCTCGCGCTCGAGGTCCGGGCGGGAGGTGGGGGGCACGACGTCCAGGTAGGCGCCCAGGCGCGACGGCACCACCACGCAGCCCAGGCGGGCGAGGCTCTCCACCATGAAGTCGGTGGGGATGTCCGCGCCGCAGAGCTCGCGCACGCGGGCCGGACGCAGGGCGACGGTGTCGGCCTTCACGGGGTCCGGGTACACGTCCACGGCGCCGCGGGCCACCTCGGCGCCGCAGCAGGCCTCGAAGAGCGCGCACGCGATGGCGGCGGCCTCGTCGCAGCCGGCGGCGTCGACCTTGCGCTCGTAGCGGATGGAGGCCTCGCTCATGAGGCCGAGGTCGCGGCTCGTGCGGCTGGTGTGGCCGGGCGAGAAGCACGCGCTCTCGAGGAGGACGTCGCAGGTGGACTCCTCCACCTCGGAGTTCTCCCCTCCCATGACGCCGGCGAGCGCGATGGCCTCCCCGTTGCCGTCGGAGATCACGGTCATGTCGGGCGTGAGCTCGCGGTCCTGGCCGTCGAGGGTCACGATGTGCTCGCCGTCGCGGGCCGGGCGCACCACCACGGCGTGCCTGCCGTCCACCACGGGGACCTTGGCCAGGTCGAAGGCGTGGAGCGGCTGGCCGGTGAGGTACATGACGTAGTTGGTGACGTCCACCACGTTGTTGATGGGGCGGCTGCCGGCGGCCGTCACGCGACGGGCCAGCCACTCGGGCGACGGGCCCACCTTGACGCCGCGAAGCACACGGGCGCAGTAGCGGCTGCAGCGACCCGGGTCCTCGATGGCCACCGACACGGAGTCCTTGGTGGCGGGGCCGGCCTCGTGGCGAACGGCGGGCAGCTCGATGTGGGTGTCCTCGCCCAGGGTGGCGCCCACCTCCACGGCGAAGCCCGTCATGGACAGGCAGTCGGGGCGGTTGGGCGTGATCTCGCAGTCGAGTACCACGTCGGAGACGCCCAGGTACTCGCCGGCGGGCACGCCCACGGGGGCGTCGTCGGGCAGCACCATGATGCCCTCGTGGTCGCCGGAGAGGCCGAGCTCGCGGGCCGAGCAGTTCATGCCCCACGACTCCACGCCGCGGAGCTTGCTCTTCTTGATCTTGACGTCGCCGGGCAGGACGGCGCCCACCATGGCCACCACCACATGCTCGCCGGCCGCCACGTTGGGCGCGCCGCACACGATCTGCAACGGCGCGGGGTCGCCGTTCCCGTCGACGTTGCGCATGCCCACGTCCACCATGGTCACGTGCATGTGGTCGGAGTCGGGGTGCGGCTCGCAGGACAGGATGCGGCCGGTGACCACGTGGTCGAGGTCCGCGCCCACCGGCTCCACCGCCTCGACCTCGGTGCCGGTGCGGACAAGCTCGGCGACCAGGTCCGACACATCGTCGGGCAGGTCGACCATGGTCTTCAGCCACTCGTAGGAAACTCGCATGGATACTGCCTTTCTCGCAGCTCGCTCATTGCATAAGGGGTCCAGGGGCTCAGAACTGCCGGAGGAAGCGCATGTCGCCGGTCATGAGCATGCGCAGGTCGGGGAGGTCGTAGCGCAGGGCCGCGATGCGCTCGGCGCCCATGCCGAAGGCGAAGCCGCTGTAGCGCTCCGGGTCGATGCCCGCGTAGCCGAAGACGTTGGGGTCGACCATGCCGCAACCCAGGATCTCGATCCAGCCTGTGTGGTTGCAGAACCGGCAGCCCTTGCCGCCGCAGACGCCGCAGGAGACGTCGAGCTCGCAGCTGGGCTCGGTGAACGGGAAGAAGTGCGGGCGGTAGCGGGTGGCGCGGTCGGGGCCGAAGAGCTCGCGGGTCATGTGGTCGAGCGTGCCCTTGAGGTCGCCGAAGGTGATGCCCTCGTCCACCACCAGGCCCTCGATCTGGGTGAACTGCGGCAGGTGGTTGGCGTCGGCCGTGTCCGGGCGGAACACGCGGCCCGGGCTGATCATGTAGATGGGCGGCTCCTCGGCCTCCATGGTGCGCATCTGCACCGGGGAGGTCTGGGTGCGGAGCAGCACGTCGGACACCGGCGAACCCGCGGACGGGTTCGTGGGGTCCTCCACGTAGAAGGTGTCGCGCGGCGAGCGGCTGGGATGGTCGGCCGGGGCGTTGAGCGACGTGAAGTTGTAGTACTCGATCTCCACGTAGGGTCCCGAGGCCACGGTGTAGCCGAGGGCGATGAAGATGTCCTCGACCTCGTCGACGATCTGGCTGATGAGGTGCTCGGTGCCCACGTGGGGACGGCGCCCCGGCAGGGTCACGTCCACGGCGTCGGCCTCGATGCGGGCGGCGAGCTCGTCGGCCGCCAGCTGCTCGCGGCGCTCGGCGAGGGCGCCCTCGACCTCCTGGCGCACCTCGTTGGCTCGCTTGCCCACGAGGGGCCGCTCCTCGGGGGGCACGGTGCCCATGGAGCGGAGCACCGCCGTGAGGCTGCCCTTCTTGCCCGTCACGGCGACGCGCACGGCGTCCAGCGCCTCGAGGTCGACCGCCTGGGCGACCTTCTCCCGGGCCTCGGCCGCAATGCGGTCGAGCTCGTCGATCATCGACATGTCTCTCCCTCCCGGCCGGTCCCCCGGCCCAAACAAAAACCGCCCCTGGCTGACTGGGCCAAGGACGGACGGAATCCGCGGTACCACCTTGATTGACGCTTGAGTTTTCTCTCCCGAGCGACCACTCGTTTGGGCCCGTGCCGTGGGCCTGACGGCTCCCCTACCGGGCGCGTCGGCGCCGTTCAGGTCGCGGCTGGTGGAGTGAACGTGGGGCCTCGTCGCGCGTGGGAACCTCTCAACCTGGGGCTCCTTCTCTGTCCGCACGACACGCGGGGCCGCACCCTCTCCGTCATCGCCTTCGCAGCAGGATAGCACAGGAGGGAGGTGGCCGGCGCCTGTCAGTCGGAGCGGGGCACCCGCACGAGCTCCACGCCGGCGGCCTCGATGGCGGCCGCCACGGCGTCGTCCACGCCGTCGTCGGTGACCACGCAGTCCACCTTGTCGCCCAGGTGCATGGGCACCACGCCGCGGCGGGAGAACTTGTCGGACTCCGTGAGCACCACGACGCGCTCGGCCTGGGCCGCCATGTCCACGACGGCCTGAGCGCGCATCTGGTCGCTGTTGGTGAAGCCCTGGCCGGGCACGTAGCCGTCCACGCCTATGAACAGGCGCTCCACGCAGTAGTTCTGGGCGCACTGGGCCACCATGGGCCCCACGTTCACCTGGGAGTCGTTCTGGTAGGCGCCGCCGAGCAGCACGGTCTTGGCCGCGGGCTCCCGACGCACGTAGCTGGCGATGAAGGCGGAGTTGGTGACGACGGAGACACCGCGGGCCGCCTGGGCGAGCCCCAGGGCGAGCAGGGCGCAGCACGAGCCCGACTCCACCATGACCGTCTCACCGTCCACCACGAGATCGGCCGCGGCCCGGGCGATGGCGCCCTTGGTCTGGTAGTGGTAGGCCAGGCGGCCGTTGATGTCGTTGGGGCTGCCGAGCAGGGCGTAGCCGTGCTCTCGCTTGATGACGTCGCGGGCCTCGAGCTCGTCGAGGT
This genomic window contains:
- a CDS encoding GntR family transcriptional regulator, yielding MADFERDDSSLLYIQVADYVREKIYSHEWGVDDRIPSEHELMAMLHLSRGTVQKGIRALVDEGLLVQQRGRGTYVVQPIMARPTSNYLLSFAESMASQGIPYETRLVEKRVEPANKACAWALGLDRGDPYLYVARVRSVFGEPVMFIESHVSLEACPGIEDADFEHEGLFEAAVRTSGHEVGRSNQVYSACVCGKRRAEWLECDEKSPALQLEQTVFLDDGRAFEWGCVWLPANRCVISASTERA
- a CDS encoding YhcH/YjgK/YiaL family protein; amino-acid sequence: MISASIDAKAFGPVTSERIERAMDWCRTVDPATLELGRNDIDGDDVFANVMRFDTAPAGTKDYEAHRDHIDIHYVFSGVELMGIARMKDCTPKGAFDEENDFVLVEQPELESWVVTQAGEFCLTAPADAHKPGCSLDAPAPLFKACVKVRIAD
- a CDS encoding ATP-binding cassette domain-containing protein: MPSIDVSDVSFSYRTLLRKKQVFDGFCLNIDGGVCCLLGHNGAGKTTLLKLIYGVLKPSQGAIAVHMTRMDGMALVTGPWGVEERLSSRENLRFREKYLGNSDVVAQGERWARRMGIASYMDTPCRELSSGLFVRAALVLALSESPEVLLLDEPTAAVDPETRVVVAQAAAEMADVGSAVVVATHDFDLAHKVGGRAVVLDEGSLVDGFPLAECSRDELESRYFATVRHVGEGS
- the pheT gene encoding phenylalanine--tRNA ligase subunit beta, which encodes MRVSYEWLKTMVDLPDDVSDLVAELVRTGTEVEAVEPVGADLDHVVTGRILSCEPHPDSDHMHVTMVDVGMRNVDGNGDPAPLQIVCGAPNVAAGEHVVVAMVGAVLPGDVKIKKSKLRGVESWGMNCSARELGLSGDHEGIMVLPDDAPVGVPAGEYLGVSDVVLDCEITPNRPDCLSMTGFAVEVGATLGEDTHIELPAVRHEAGPATKDSVSVAIEDPGRCSRYCARVLRGVKVGPSPEWLARRVTAAGSRPINNVVDVTNYVMYLTGQPLHAFDLAKVPVVDGRHAVVVRPARDGEHIVTLDGQDRELTPDMTVISDGNGEAIALAGVMGGENSEVEESTCDVLLESACFSPGHTSRTSRDLGLMSEASIRYERKVDAAGCDEAAAIACALFEACCGAEVARGAVDVYPDPVKADTVALRPARVRELCGADIPTDFMVESLARLGCVVVPSRLGAYLDVVPPTSRPDLEREIDFVEEVLRLWGMGEVEPTIPGAVNHSGGLTRRQRLDKAVGEALRAGGLCETLTYNFAESGDLERLGMVEDGRGQAVRILNPLTADQGEMRRSIVPGLLRSVAYNLDHGVDDVMLYEQGRVFFGSPDAAQPAEPRYVSAVLCGAWGPDTWDSKPLPLDFFDAKGLVEELCRQLKVERLRFKAAKPERYPWLQPGRAAEVLCGRQRIGWLGNVHPSSLARFGIERDVVAFELDQDALLDHAQDQLPYRDIPTLPGVEQDLAIVVDEDMDYETCVQRIQSAGGRLLADIRLFDVYRDPVRVGPGKKSMAFALTFRAPDRTLTAADVEKAMEKLVNKISKSLGAEVRS
- the pheS gene encoding phenylalanine--tRNA ligase subunit alpha translates to MSMIDELDRIAAEAREKVAQAVDLEALDAVRVAVTGKKGSLTAVLRSMGTVPPEERPLVGKRANEVRQEVEGALAERREQLAADELAARIEADAVDVTLPGRRPHVGTEHLISQIVDEVEDIFIALGYTVASGPYVEIEYYNFTSLNAPADHPSRSPRDTFYVEDPTNPSAGSPVSDVLLRTQTSPVQMRTMEAEEPPIYMISPGRVFRPDTADANHLPQFTQIEGLVVDEGITFGDLKGTLDHMTRELFGPDRATRYRPHFFPFTEPSCELDVSCGVCGGKGCRFCNHTGWIEILGCGMVDPNVFGYAGIDPERYSGFAFGMGAERIAALRYDLPDLRMLMTGDMRFLRQF
- a CDS encoding DeoR/GlpR family DNA-binding transcription regulator, with translation MGKRDARILEVLTERKRVEVAELARELGVSSVTMRKDLDELEARDVIKREHGYALLGSPNDINGRLAYHYQTKGAIARAAADLVVDGETVMVESGSCCALLALGLAQAARGVSVVTNSAFIASYVRREPAAKTVLLGGAYQNDSQVNVGPMVAQCAQNYCVERLFIGVDGYVPGQGFTNSDQMRAQAVVDMAAQAERVVVLTESDKFSRRGVVPMHLGDKVDCVVTDDGVDDAVAAAIEAAGVELVRVPRSD